One genomic segment of Chelonoidis abingdonii isolate Lonesome George chromosome 16, CheloAbing_2.0, whole genome shotgun sequence includes these proteins:
- the POLL gene encoding DNA polymerase lambda isoform X1, with protein sequence MEPRGIVKAFPKRKKMRDDSERKVPPKVPKEEETGSIEEWLKPITAYVLPAGIGQARTEIFHTQIAQKGGRVRSQLSSEVTHIIVAEDMDCDRAFRLLRLARLPAGIQLVKAAWLSLCIREQKLLDTTGYSIFIPDRYLEEGDLQKGEQQLLGSETVQPQPGKEALELKAEAQTGAILPQGPTQEQSLQTQRVSDDEGSEGEETNVTQGDLEALISGCCPDTSSGPSSGSCAPVPPAAGKWVCAQSSDNKKENHNWHITEKLEVLGKAYTVQGDKWRALGYSKAISALKSYHKPVTSYQEACKIPGIGKRMAEKILEILESGHLRKLDHISESVAVLEVFSNIWGAGVKRAQLWYQQGFRTLDDIRTKAPLTSQQAVGLKHYEDFLERMPREEAAEIEQTVREAAWSLNPGLVCVACGSYRRGKATCGDVDVLVTHPDGQSHRGIFGKLLDSLRRSGFLTDDLVIQEDSGNQKKYLGVCRLPGPGRRHRRLDIIVAPHAEFACALLYFTGSAYFNCSMRALAKTRGMSLSEHALHTAVVRAPGGRKVGPGLVLPTPTERDVFTLLGLAYREPTERDW encoded by the exons ATGGAGCCCAGGGGAATCGTCAAAGCCTTTCCAAAGAGAAAGAAGATGAGGGATGACTCAGAGAGGAAGGTCCCTCCAAAGGTCCCGAAAGAGGAGGAAACGGGGAGCATTGAAG AGTGGCTGAAGCCGATCACAGCCTACGTGCTGCCAGCGGGCATCGGGCAGGCCAGGACAGAGATCTTTCACACGCAGATTGCCCAGAAAGGGGGTCGCGTTCGCAGCCAGCTCTCCTCAGAGGTGACGCACATCATAGTGGCGGAAGACATGGACTGCGACCGGGCCTTTCGCCtcctgagactggccaggcttcccGCAGGGATCCAGCTGGTGAAGGCAGCCTGGCTGAGCTTGTGCATTAGAGAGCAGAAGCTGCTGGATACCACTGGGTACAGCATCTTCATCCCAGACAG GTACCTGGAGGAGGGGGATCTGCAGAAGGGGGAACAGCAGCTCTTGGGCAGTGAGACTGTCCAACcccagccagggaaggaagcgCTGGAGCTGAAAGCTGAAGCACAGACAGGAGCCATATTGCCTCAGGGCCCAACCCAGGAGCAAAGCCTTCAAACCCAG AGGGTCTCTGATGATGAAGGCAGCGAAGGGGAAGAGACCAACGTCACCCAGGGAGACCTGGAAGCACTAATTTCAGGATGTTGCCCGGACACCTCATCGGGGCCGTCCAGTGGCAGCtgtgccccagtgcccccagctgCTGGCAAGTGGGTTTGTGCTCAGTCCTCTGACAACAAGAAAGAGAATCACAACTGGCATATCACAGAGAAGCTGGAAGTGCTAGGAAAAGCCTACACCGTCCAGGGGGACAAGTGGAGGGCTCTGGGCTACTCCAAAGCCATCAGTGCACTCAAGAGCTACCACAAACCAGTCACCTCTTACCAG GAAGCCTGTAAGATTCCTGGGATCGGGAAGCGGATGGCGGAGAAGATCCTGGAGATCTTGGAGAGCGGCCACCTGCGGAAGCTGGACCACATCAGCGAGAGCGTGGCAGTGTTGGAGGTCTTCTCCAACATCTGGGGAGCAGGAGTCAAGAGAGCCCAGCTGTGGTACCAACAG GGCTTCCGGACCCTGGACGATATCCGCACCAAGGCTCCTCTGACCAGCCAGCAGGCTGTAGGGTTGAAGCACTACGAAGACTTCCTGGAGCGTATGCCGCGAGAGGAGGCTGCAGAAATAGAACAGACT GTGCGAGAAGCAGCCTGGTCCCTGAACCCCGGGCTGGTGTGTGTGGCATGCGGCTCGTACCGACGGGGGAAGGCCACCTGCGGTGATGTGGACGTCCTGGTTACCCACCCTGACGGGCAGTCTCACCGCGGCATCTTTGGCAAGCTGCTTGACAGCCTCCGGCGGAGCG GTTTCCTCACCGATGACCTGGTGATCCAAGAAGACAGCGGCAACCAGAAGAAGTACCTGGGTGTGTGCCGGCTGCCCGGGCCAGGCCGGCGCCACCGGCGCCTCGACATCATCGTGGCGCCCCACGCCGAGTTCGCCTGTGCCCTCCTGTACTTCACCGGCTCGGCCTACTTCAACTGCTCCATGCGAGCACTGGCCAAGACCAGGGGCATGAGCCTGTCGGAGCACGCGCTCCACACGGCCGTGGTGCGCGCCCCCGGCGGCCGCAAGGTGGGGCCTGGCCTCGTCCTGCCCACCCCCACTGAGAGAGACGTCTTCACGCTGCTGGGGCTGGCCTACCGGGAGCCCACCGAGCGGGACtggtga
- the POLL gene encoding DNA polymerase lambda isoform X3 gives MEPRGIVKAFPKRKKMRDDSERKVPPKVPKEEETGSIEEWLKPITAYVLPAGIGQARTEIFHTQIAQKGGRVRSQLSSEVTHIIVAEDMDCDRAFRLLRLARLPAGIQLVKAAWLSLCIREQKLLDTTGYSIFIPDRYLEEGDLQKGEQQLLGSETVQPQPGKEALELKAEAQTGAILPQGPTQEQSLQTQRVSDDEGSEGEETNVTQGDLEALISGCCPDTSSGPSSGSCAPVPPAAGKWVCAQSSDNKKENHNWHITEKLEVLGKAYTVQGDKWRALGYSKAISALKSYHKPVTSYQEACKIPGIGKRMAEKILEILESGHLRKLDHISESVAVLEVFSNIWGAGVKRAQLWYQQGFRTLDDIRTKAPLTSQQAVGLKHYEDFLERMPREEAAEIEQTVREAAWSLNPGLVCVACGSYRRGKATCGDVDVLVTHPDGQSHRGIFGKLLDSLRRSAPEESAWTEGD, from the exons ATGGAGCCCAGGGGAATCGTCAAAGCCTTTCCAAAGAGAAAGAAGATGAGGGATGACTCAGAGAGGAAGGTCCCTCCAAAGGTCCCGAAAGAGGAGGAAACGGGGAGCATTGAAG AGTGGCTGAAGCCGATCACAGCCTACGTGCTGCCAGCGGGCATCGGGCAGGCCAGGACAGAGATCTTTCACACGCAGATTGCCCAGAAAGGGGGTCGCGTTCGCAGCCAGCTCTCCTCAGAGGTGACGCACATCATAGTGGCGGAAGACATGGACTGCGACCGGGCCTTTCGCCtcctgagactggccaggcttcccGCAGGGATCCAGCTGGTGAAGGCAGCCTGGCTGAGCTTGTGCATTAGAGAGCAGAAGCTGCTGGATACCACTGGGTACAGCATCTTCATCCCAGACAG GTACCTGGAGGAGGGGGATCTGCAGAAGGGGGAACAGCAGCTCTTGGGCAGTGAGACTGTCCAACcccagccagggaaggaagcgCTGGAGCTGAAAGCTGAAGCACAGACAGGAGCCATATTGCCTCAGGGCCCAACCCAGGAGCAAAGCCTTCAAACCCAG AGGGTCTCTGATGATGAAGGCAGCGAAGGGGAAGAGACCAACGTCACCCAGGGAGACCTGGAAGCACTAATTTCAGGATGTTGCCCGGACACCTCATCGGGGCCGTCCAGTGGCAGCtgtgccccagtgcccccagctgCTGGCAAGTGGGTTTGTGCTCAGTCCTCTGACAACAAGAAAGAGAATCACAACTGGCATATCACAGAGAAGCTGGAAGTGCTAGGAAAAGCCTACACCGTCCAGGGGGACAAGTGGAGGGCTCTGGGCTACTCCAAAGCCATCAGTGCACTCAAGAGCTACCACAAACCAGTCACCTCTTACCAG GAAGCCTGTAAGATTCCTGGGATCGGGAAGCGGATGGCGGAGAAGATCCTGGAGATCTTGGAGAGCGGCCACCTGCGGAAGCTGGACCACATCAGCGAGAGCGTGGCAGTGTTGGAGGTCTTCTCCAACATCTGGGGAGCAGGAGTCAAGAGAGCCCAGCTGTGGTACCAACAG GGCTTCCGGACCCTGGACGATATCCGCACCAAGGCTCCTCTGACCAGCCAGCAGGCTGTAGGGTTGAAGCACTACGAAGACTTCCTGGAGCGTATGCCGCGAGAGGAGGCTGCAGAAATAGAACAGACT GTGCGAGAAGCAGCCTGGTCCCTGAACCCCGGGCTGGTGTGTGTGGCATGCGGCTCGTACCGACGGGGGAAGGCCACCTGCGGTGATGTGGACGTCCTGGTTACCCACCCTGACGGGCAGTCTCACCGCGGCATCTTTGGCAAGCTGCTTGACAGCCTCCGGCGGAGCG
- the POLL gene encoding DNA polymerase lambda isoform X2, whose amino-acid sequence MEPRGIVKAFPKRKKMRDDSERKVPPKVPKEEETGSIEEWLKPITAYVLPAGIGQARTEIFHTQIAQKGGRVRSQLSSEVTHIIVAEDMDCDRAFRLLRLARLPAGIQLVKAAWLSLCIREQKLLDTTGYSIFIPDRYLEEGDLQKGEQQLLGSETVQPQPGKEALELKAEAQTGAILPQGPTQEQSLQTQEACKIPGIGKRMAEKILEILESGHLRKLDHISESVAVLEVFSNIWGAGVKRAQLWYQQGFRTLDDIRTKAPLTSQQAVGLKHYEDFLERMPREEAAEIEQTVREAAWSLNPGLVCVACGSYRRGKATCGDVDVLVTHPDGQSHRGIFGKLLDSLRRSGFLTDDLVIQEDSGNQKKYLGVCRLPGPGRRHRRLDIIVAPHAEFACALLYFTGSAYFNCSMRALAKTRGMSLSEHALHTAVVRAPGGRKVGPGLVLPTPTERDVFTLLGLAYREPTERDW is encoded by the exons ATGGAGCCCAGGGGAATCGTCAAAGCCTTTCCAAAGAGAAAGAAGATGAGGGATGACTCAGAGAGGAAGGTCCCTCCAAAGGTCCCGAAAGAGGAGGAAACGGGGAGCATTGAAG AGTGGCTGAAGCCGATCACAGCCTACGTGCTGCCAGCGGGCATCGGGCAGGCCAGGACAGAGATCTTTCACACGCAGATTGCCCAGAAAGGGGGTCGCGTTCGCAGCCAGCTCTCCTCAGAGGTGACGCACATCATAGTGGCGGAAGACATGGACTGCGACCGGGCCTTTCGCCtcctgagactggccaggcttcccGCAGGGATCCAGCTGGTGAAGGCAGCCTGGCTGAGCTTGTGCATTAGAGAGCAGAAGCTGCTGGATACCACTGGGTACAGCATCTTCATCCCAGACAG GTACCTGGAGGAGGGGGATCTGCAGAAGGGGGAACAGCAGCTCTTGGGCAGTGAGACTGTCCAACcccagccagggaaggaagcgCTGGAGCTGAAAGCTGAAGCACAGACAGGAGCCATATTGCCTCAGGGCCCAACCCAGGAGCAAAGCCTTCAAACCCAG GAAGCCTGTAAGATTCCTGGGATCGGGAAGCGGATGGCGGAGAAGATCCTGGAGATCTTGGAGAGCGGCCACCTGCGGAAGCTGGACCACATCAGCGAGAGCGTGGCAGTGTTGGAGGTCTTCTCCAACATCTGGGGAGCAGGAGTCAAGAGAGCCCAGCTGTGGTACCAACAG GGCTTCCGGACCCTGGACGATATCCGCACCAAGGCTCCTCTGACCAGCCAGCAGGCTGTAGGGTTGAAGCACTACGAAGACTTCCTGGAGCGTATGCCGCGAGAGGAGGCTGCAGAAATAGAACAGACT GTGCGAGAAGCAGCCTGGTCCCTGAACCCCGGGCTGGTGTGTGTGGCATGCGGCTCGTACCGACGGGGGAAGGCCACCTGCGGTGATGTGGACGTCCTGGTTACCCACCCTGACGGGCAGTCTCACCGCGGCATCTTTGGCAAGCTGCTTGACAGCCTCCGGCGGAGCG GTTTCCTCACCGATGACCTGGTGATCCAAGAAGACAGCGGCAACCAGAAGAAGTACCTGGGTGTGTGCCGGCTGCCCGGGCCAGGCCGGCGCCACCGGCGCCTCGACATCATCGTGGCGCCCCACGCCGAGTTCGCCTGTGCCCTCCTGTACTTCACCGGCTCGGCCTACTTCAACTGCTCCATGCGAGCACTGGCCAAGACCAGGGGCATGAGCCTGTCGGAGCACGCGCTCCACACGGCCGTGGTGCGCGCCCCCGGCGGCCGCAAGGTGGGGCCTGGCCTCGTCCTGCCCACCCCCACTGAGAGAGACGTCTTCACGCTGCTGGGGCTGGCCTACCGGGAGCCCACCGAGCGGGACtggtga
- the DPCD gene encoding protein DPCD, whose amino-acid sequence MAEEYDLKTSQLLARKWREKTALGSSGKWQIEVGEPTSHTAGALESELIKESSSNPIFVRRDTQTSFQWRIRNLPYPKEVYNVSVDKEQRCCVVRTTNKKYYKKFPIPDMDRYQLPLDAAALSFTYANATLIITYRKPQEILAVEEELQKELQKIKAANDGDRECKTQ is encoded by the exons ATGGCTGAGGAGTACGACCTGAAGACCAGCCAGCTGCTGG CAAGAAAGTGGCGAGAGAAGACTGCTCTGGGGAGTTCCGGCAAGTGGCAGATTGAGGTGGGAGAGCCAACCAGCCACACTGCGGGAGCGCTGGAATCCGAGCTCATCAAGGAAAGCAGCTCCAAT CCCATCTTCGTGAGGAGAGACACTCAGACCAGTTTCCAGTGGCGCATCCGGAACCTGCCCTACCCCAAAGAGGTCTACAATGTCTCCGTGGACAAGGAGCAGCGCTGCTGTGTCGTCCGTACCACCAACAAGAA GTATTACAAGAAGTTCCCCATTCCTGACATGGACAGATACCAGCTTCCCCTAGATGCAGCTGCCCTGAGCTTCACTTACGCCAATGCCACCCTCATCATCACG TACCGGAAGCCCCAGGAGATCCTGGCTGTGGAGGAAGAGCTGCAGAAGGAGCTGCAGAAGATCAAGGCTGCTAACGATGGGGACAGGGAGTGCAAGACCCAGTAG